The following proteins are encoded in a genomic region of Alnus glutinosa chromosome 8, dhAlnGlut1.1, whole genome shotgun sequence:
- the LOC133876109 gene encoding uncharacterized protein LOC133876109 translates to MAANSQQFGTRIDLPSKHVNEVNISSLEQQIVSLTSLVHQMAVGNMQTVKACGICLVVGHPTDMCPTLQEEPIEQVNAAGGFSGQPQRKNDPYSRTYNLGWRDHPNLSYGNPQVNQPATQNRPSYQQYKQPYPPRQQSGQTSNSGMSLEDIVKSLAINTLQFQQETRVEIPVKAAPAPSKQEKEKNIVADRNVPNDNDVPKRKFPPLSDYKPVPHFPQALAESRKYEQNKDLYETFRRCKRKQKLKGCEKVRVGENVSAVIQRKFFAKCKDPGMFTIPCTIGNTRFEHAMIDLGASINVMPYSIYASLKLGPLNKTSVVIQLADRSIAYRKGVVEDVLVQINDLVFPANFYVLDMENNDQTTSILLGRPFLKTPKTKVDVYNGTLTMEFDAQEIFELDGKYGLEVAISKHLEKENEELALSTNLQETVAVLNDFPKLQQSDTDLSQSDIELSLSIHSQDGSSDGTDGK, encoded by the exons atGGCGGCCAATTCTCAACAATTTGGCACTAGGATTGACCTTCCATCTAAGCATGTTAATGAGGTAAATATTTCCtcccttgaacaacaaattgtGAGTCTAACTTCTCTTGTTCATCAAATGGCTGTAGGTAATATGCAAACGGTGAAGGCTTGTGGGATTTGTTTGGTAGTAGGGCATCCAACCGATATGTGCCCAACTCTTCAAGAGGAGCCCATTGAGCAAGTGAATGCGGCGGGTGGTTTTTCTGGACAACCGCAAAGGAAAAATGATCCCTATTCAAGAACGTATAACCTAGGATGGAGGGATCACCCCAATCTTAGCTATGGGAATCCACAAGTAAACCAGCCCGCGACTCAAAACCGCCCAAGTTACCAGCAGTATAAGCAACCATACCCCCCTAGACAACAATCAGGCCAAACTTCTAATTCTGGTATGTCTTTAGAAGATATTGTTAAGTCTCTTGCCATTAATACTTTGCAATTTCAACAGGAGACAAGG GTTGAGATTCCAGTAAAGGCAGCCCCTGCACCGTCGaagcaagaaaaggagaaaaacatCGTTGCGGACAGGAATGTTCCAAATGACAATGATGTACCTAAGCGCAAGTTTCCGCCTCTTTCTGATTATAAACCAGTACCTCATTTTCCTCAGGCTTTAGCAGAATCTAGAAAATATGAGCAAAATAAAGATTTATATGAGACTTTTCGTAGATGCAAG AGGAAACAGAAACTTAAAGGATGTGAGAAGGTGAGAGTTGGGGAGAATGTTTCTGCAGTTATTCAGAGAAAATTCTTTGCGAAGTGCAAAGATCCAGGTATGTTTACTATCCCTTGTACGATAGGTAACACGAGATTTGAGCATGCCATGATAGATTTAGGAGCTTCTATCAATGTCATGCCATATTCTATATATGCTTCTTTGAAACTTGGACCTTTGAATAAAACTAGTGTTGTGATCCAATTGGCTGATAGATCTATTGCCTATCGTAAGGGTGTAGTTGAGGATGTTCTTGTGCAAATTAATGATTTGGTTTTTCCTGCTAATTTCTatgtgcttgatatggaaaataATGATCAAACTACTTCTATTTTGTTAGGAAGACCATTCTTAAAGACACCCAAGACCAAGGTAGATGTTTATAATGGTACACTTACCATGGAATTTGATG CACAGGAAATTTTTGAACTTGATGGAAAATATGGATTGGAAGTTGCCATTAGTAAGCATCTTGAGAAAGAGAATGAGGAGTTAGCCTTGAGTACTAATTTGCAGGAAACTGTTGCAGTGTTGAATGATTTTCCGAAGTTACAACAGTCAG ACACTGACCTCTCTCAgtcagacattgaactctcactctcaatccatAGCCAGGATGGAAGTTCAGATGGAACAGATggcaaataa